In a single window of the Perca flavescens isolate YP-PL-M2 chromosome 18, PFLA_1.0, whole genome shotgun sequence genome:
- the fbxo16 gene encoding F-box only protein 16, whose amino-acid sequence MPVGPRSSASCAKMQTKLSAWTPLNHPESNSKVFEERRKLLAKWFARWSDSQRKALLQDFVLSCSVEQLMFLQLTVSSRLPLQAADFTCLLPRALCLYLFSFLDPRSLCRCAQVSWLWRSIVEMDQLWMPKCVRLGWCINFSPTPLEQAVWKRLYIQTAQELQVTSLQQSVVPHVSAISSRHGELSEPAFISEEPSATPTPTQTRGGISRTGFRKEKQPTTPPPWKDSDRRPTDTLRFNYLDNLEPSEAAVRAGSTGRRRRGNTSQPDSGSQKTLSEAHYKLRKAKSLMFLSSNCRPQHPPPPPPPPPPHETQSRPSWAARSPEPPVTKETAKSMLRLARWNAGVRPGPVRPAVPRLSVEALRAAQRTHRSAPSKQTATAPLLRAEGTRLFQAQPWTLPASHTQKT is encoded by the exons GTGTTTGAAGAGAGGCGGAAGCTTCTGGCAAAGTGG TTTGCCAGGTGGTCTGACAGCCAGAGGAAGGCGCTGCTGCAGGACTTTGTGCTGAGCTGTTCTGTGGAGCAGCTGATGTTCCTGCAGCTCACTGTGAGCAGCCGGCTCCCCCTGCAGGCCGCAGACTTCACCTGCCTGCTGCCCAGGGCCCTCTGCCTCTACCTGTTCTCCTTCCTGGACCCACGCAGCCTCTGTCGATGTgcccag GTGAGCTGGCTCTGGAGGAGCATAGTGGAAATGGACCAGCTGTGGATGCCAAAGTGTGTGAGGCTCGGCTGGTGCATCAACTTCTCCCCGACCCCGCTGGAGCAGGCCGTCTGGAAGAGGCTCTACATCCAGACGGCACAGGAGCTGCAAGTCACCTCGCTGCAG CAGTCTGTGGTTCCACACGTATCAGCCATCAGCAGCAGACATGGAGAGCTCTCCGAACCGGCCTTCATCAGCGAGGAGCCCTCagccacccccacccccacccagaCACGTGGAGGAATCTCCAGGACGGGGTTCAGAAAGGAGAAGCAGCCGACTACACCGCCCCCATGGAAAGATTCCGACAGACGTCCTACAGACACACTACGCTTCAACTACCTGGACAACCTGGAGCCCAGTGAAGCAGCTGTCAGAGC aggCTCCACCGGCCGCCGCCGCCGCGGCAACACGTCGCAGCCAGACAGCGGGAGCCAGAAAACACTGTCTGAGGCCCATTACAAACTACGCAAAGCCAAATCGCTG ATGTTTCTGAGCTCCAACTGCAGACCCCaacaccctcctcctcctcctcctcctcctcctcctcatgaGACCCAGTCTCGACCTTCTTGGGCTGCTCGCAGTCCCGAGCCCCCCGTCACCAAGGAGACGGCCAAGAGCATGCTGCGCCTGGCCCGGTGGAATGCTGGGGTCCGTCCGGGCCCGGTGAGGCCGGCGGTGCCCCGGCTGAGCGTGGAGGCGCTGCGGGCGGCCCAGCGAACACACCGGAGCGCTCCCAGTAAGCAAACAGCCACGGCTCCACTCCTCCGGGCTGAAG GTACACGGCTGTTCCAGGCTCAGCCCTGGACTCTtcctgcttcacacacacagaagacatGA